A single genomic interval of Terriglobus albidus harbors:
- a CDS encoding arsenate reductase ArsC, with amino-acid sequence MINVLFLCTGNSARSILAEALLNHRGAGRFRAFSAGSQPAGLVREGALRQLRKEGIATKGLRSKSWDEFAQPGGPQMDIILTVCDNAAAEPCPFWPGHPATAHWGLPDPAAVEGGEEAIAHAYVEAFDTLDRRIHRLLDLKTITPEALSEAGSL; translated from the coding sequence ATGATCAACGTTCTCTTTCTGTGCACAGGAAACTCTGCGCGCTCCATCCTTGCCGAGGCGCTTTTGAACCATCGTGGAGCGGGCCGTTTCCGCGCCTTCAGCGCCGGCAGCCAGCCGGCCGGCCTGGTGCGCGAGGGCGCGCTACGCCAGCTCCGGAAGGAAGGCATCGCCACCAAGGGTCTGCGCAGCAAGAGCTGGGACGAGTTCGCACAGCCCGGCGGGCCGCAGATGGACATCATTCTCACCGTTTGCGACAACGCTGCAGCGGAGCCCTGTCCCTTCTGGCCCGGCCATCCCGCAACCGCGCACTGGGGTCTTCCCGATCCCGCAGCAGTAGAAGGCGGTGAAGAGGCTATTGCGCACGCTTATGTGGAAGCCTTCGACACGCTCGATCGGCGCATCCACCGTCTGCTCGACCTGAAGACCATTACACCTGAAGCTCTATCCGAAGCAGGTTCTTTGTGA
- a CDS encoding VWA domain-containing protein: MRPMLWAAVLATAATISVGQEPSGTNTQPTQEQTPSTQQPAPQPSAAGQSPSSQQSPVTAQQQNGAYTIQRNARLVILDAVVVDGKGNPIPGLKKEDFSVSEMGEPQTVLNFEQAGATIPPPSVTINSTGELDKLTPRAPVNIIVLDEFNTRFEDMAFARYSLKKFLEKQPDKLEVPTMLLAVDLQHFTVLKDYTQDKQAILQSLDKHFVAYPWQTHNYSWIGERYATAFITLRRVAQATTGHFGHKNMIWVGRGFPPFNFVNAPVDQQHRVDNAIQDAVNTLRDARITLYTIDPAGVMVDPGKYGNAAAFNDPLGGNYQFSALAKATGGAALYGRNDVDTEIGTAIKDGATFYTLTYRPTDSSRDMQKFRKIVVTVNYPGAKVLTREGYYLSYGPGRVDPTNPSRRLVSDLVAAENSQMVYDGIPVTLEKDSTESNTYLLHVDARGVAWNYATDTEPRHAELILMCTQFDKKGKEIDRDARSMKISAGSDVPPTGPLVRPLNLRYHMKRNDKAVRVRFTLRMAATGRIGTADAELN; encoded by the coding sequence ATGCGACCGATGCTTTGGGCTGCTGTTCTGGCAACAGCGGCGACGATCTCCGTTGGGCAGGAGCCCTCCGGTACCAACACCCAACCCACTCAGGAACAGACTCCATCCACGCAACAACCGGCGCCCCAGCCATCTGCCGCTGGACAGTCGCCGTCTTCGCAGCAAAGTCCGGTCACTGCCCAGCAGCAGAACGGCGCCTATACCATTCAGCGCAATGCACGCCTGGTGATTCTCGACGCTGTCGTTGTCGACGGCAAAGGCAACCCCATCCCGGGCCTGAAAAAGGAAGACTTTTCTGTCTCCGAGATGGGCGAACCGCAGACGGTGCTGAACTTCGAGCAGGCAGGCGCGACCATTCCGCCGCCCTCCGTCACCATTAACTCGACCGGTGAGCTTGATAAGCTGACGCCGCGCGCGCCTGTGAACATCATCGTTCTCGACGAGTTCAATACGCGCTTTGAAGACATGGCCTTCGCGCGCTACTCGCTAAAGAAGTTCCTGGAGAAGCAGCCGGACAAGCTCGAAGTTCCCACGATGCTGCTCGCGGTCGATTTACAGCACTTCACCGTGTTGAAGGACTACACCCAGGATAAGCAGGCTATCCTGCAGTCCCTGGATAAACACTTCGTCGCGTATCCATGGCAGACACACAACTACTCCTGGATCGGCGAACGTTACGCTACCGCCTTCATCACCCTGCGCCGCGTCGCGCAAGCCACCACCGGTCACTTCGGCCACAAGAATATGATCTGGGTCGGCCGTGGCTTCCCGCCCTTCAACTTCGTCAATGCCCCGGTCGATCAGCAGCACCGCGTGGATAACGCGATCCAGGACGCGGTCAACACACTACGAGATGCGCGGATCACTCTCTACACCATCGATCCGGCAGGTGTGATGGTAGATCCCGGCAAGTATGGCAACGCCGCTGCGTTCAACGATCCGCTGGGCGGCAACTACCAGTTCTCCGCTCTGGCAAAGGCAACCGGTGGGGCCGCGCTCTATGGCCGCAATGATGTCGACACCGAGATTGGCACCGCCATCAAAGACGGCGCGACCTTCTATACCCTCACCTACCGGCCGACCGATAGCTCGCGTGACATGCAGAAGTTCCGCAAGATCGTGGTCACCGTCAACTATCCGGGAGCAAAGGTCCTCACCCGCGAGGGCTACTACCTCTCCTACGGTCCGGGCCGCGTCGATCCTACCAATCCCTCGCGCCGACTGGTCTCAGACCTTGTGGCTGCAGAAAACAGCCAGATGGTCTACGACGGCATTCCTGTGACGCTGGAAAAAGATTCGACCGAGTCCAACACGTACCTGCTACACGTGGATGCACGCGGTGTCGCCTGGAACTATGCCACCGATACAGAGCCGCGTCACGCTGAACTCATCCTGATGTGTACGCAGTTCGACAAGAAAGGCAAAGAGATTGACCGTGACGCTCGCAGCATGAAGATCTCAGCCGGAAGCGATGTTCCACCCACCGGTCCTCTGGTGCGCCCACTCAATCTGCGTTACCACATGAAACGCAACGACAAAGCTGTGCGCGTCCGCTTCACATTGCGTATGGCCGCGACAGGACGCATTGGAACCGCTGACGCTGAGCTCAATTGA
- a CDS encoding arsenite methyltransferase, whose translation MDTTSAVKDKYGALARAVKQNEPACCDPLMQCCDPITRNLYSSDQHGILPEKAVLASLGCGNPTALIDLRPGETVLDLGSGGGIDVLLSAQRVGPTGKAYGLDMTDEMLELARENQQKAGVTNVEFLKGHIEAIPLPDASVDVIISNCVINLSSDKDRVLREAFRVLKPGGRLAVSDVVVRGHVPDEIRQSMLLWVGCIAGALEEQEYRGKLAAAGFTGIDLEITRVYRIEDARHFLTEAGVDVDSIASQVEDKFVSAFVRATKPTEVHA comes from the coding sequence ATGGATACCACCTCTGCCGTGAAGGACAAGTACGGCGCGCTTGCGCGTGCCGTTAAGCAAAATGAGCCCGCGTGCTGTGATCCGCTGATGCAGTGCTGCGACCCTATCACCCGCAACCTCTACAGCTCCGACCAGCACGGCATTCTGCCGGAAAAGGCCGTCCTGGCTTCCCTCGGCTGCGGCAATCCCACGGCATTGATCGACCTCCGACCGGGTGAGACCGTCCTTGATCTCGGTTCGGGTGGAGGTATTGATGTATTGCTTTCAGCGCAACGCGTCGGCCCCACCGGCAAAGCCTATGGCCTCGACATGACAGACGAGATGCTGGAGCTCGCCCGCGAGAATCAGCAGAAGGCAGGCGTCACGAATGTCGAGTTCCTGAAGGGCCACATTGAAGCGATTCCACTTCCTGACGCGAGCGTAGACGTCATCATCTCCAACTGCGTGATCAATCTCTCCAGCGATAAGGACCGTGTATTGCGCGAGGCCTTCCGCGTGCTCAAACCCGGCGGCCGCCTTGCTGTCAGCGACGTTGTCGTTCGTGGACACGTCCCTGATGAGATCCGGCAGAGCATGCTGCTCTGGGTAGGCTGCATCGCCGGAGCTCTGGAAGAGCAGGAGTATCGCGGGAAGCTCGCCGCTGCAGGCTTCACCGGCATCGACCTCGAAATCACACGCGTCTATCGCATCGAAGACGCTCGCCACTTCCTCACCGAAGCCGGTGTCGATGTGGACTCCATCGCCTCGCAGGTGGAAGACAAATTTGTCAGCGCCTTCGTGCGTGCCACCAAACCAACGGAAGTACACGCATGA
- a CDS encoding GIY-YIG nuclease family protein, giving the protein MAREYVFDVYILASRSRTLYIGMTNGIGRRQRQHAMKQPGSFTSRYNIYRLVYYERHQYVLNAIAREKELKTWSRQRKIELIERENPAWVDLSEAFYRNYKGERIT; this is encoded by the coding sequence ATGGCGCGCGAGTACGTCTTTGATGTCTATATCCTCGCGAGCCGCTCCCGCACACTTTACATCGGTATGACGAACGGTATCGGCCGCCGGCAACGGCAGCATGCCATGAAGCAGCCTGGGTCCTTTACAAGCCGATATAACATCTACCGGCTTGTCTACTACGAGCGGCACCAGTATGTGCTCAACGCGATTGCTCGGGAGAAGGAACTCAAAACCTGGAGCCGACAGAGGAAGATTGAGCTGATTGAGAGGGAAAATCCTGCCTGGGTTGACCTGTCAGAGGCCTTTTATCGGAATTACAAAGGGGAGCGGATAACGTAA
- a CDS encoding M1 family metallopeptidase: MRFWLSLFVAALSLITSAQAQRLPSNVRPTHYALAITPDLKAATFAGEENIDLTLDAPATEITLNAAEITFTSVRAAGQVAGVSLDDAKEQATFTFEHALPAGPVTLRIRYTGILNDKLRGFYLSKTQQRSYGVTQFEPTDARRAFPSFDEPAMKATFDIELVLDEGDTAISNTQIVSDTQFGSEKHRVKFATTPRMSTYLVAFLVGEFACSTGRADGVPIRACSTPDKVKYTKYAVDAAQYILHYYNQYFGIPYPMPKLDMVALPDFEAGAMENFGCITYRETDLLVDSKNGSVPAKKNVAEVVAHEMAHQWFGDMVTMQWWDNLWLNEGFATWMEKKPLAAWHPEWNMQQERAAELNETLNYDSDSATRPIRATANTPDEINEMFDGIAYGKAGAVLAMVEHYVGPEVFRQGVHNYLAAHLYGNATAEDFWTAQTEVSHQPVDRIMESFINQPGVPLLRFTDKAMDAPRSRFYLSPLTMRAALAEQVQRWDVPTCLKGVAADLCRVMEPDGANNTIPSPFFFANSGATGYYRATYSQQQYSSILQLLETRFSPAERMLFLGEREALMRAGLIQLSDYLNLLRMVKKDDSAAVLETAAGGILGVDARIVSDEDRARLQAWICMQYRPVYDALGKPSKHDSFEKQSLRATLFGLLGFAGDKEIIAEANGFMDQLFRGKLSIDPAMTGTALAIAARNGDPSLYEKIRKASQIVRDPGLKTDFLHTLARFTNPALVEATLKYAISGEVRTQDSWVLLAILLSRPETHAQTWAFIQENWKQVQATLTESSGARIVSAVGSFCTQDERTQVEHFFAEHKVDASERTLKKSLESIDACIALRKSQQSELSRWLGTNAN, encoded by the coding sequence ATGCGATTTTGGCTTTCCCTCTTTGTTGCAGCACTTTCTCTCATCACCTCCGCACAGGCCCAGCGTCTCCCGTCGAACGTCCGTCCAACGCATTACGCGTTGGCCATTACGCCTGACCTGAAGGCCGCGACCTTTGCGGGCGAGGAGAACATAGATCTCACGCTGGATGCTCCCGCGACAGAGATCACGCTGAATGCTGCGGAAATCACATTTACGTCCGTACGCGCCGCCGGGCAGGTTGCTGGGGTGTCTCTGGACGATGCGAAAGAACAGGCGACGTTTACTTTCGAGCATGCCCTGCCCGCCGGGCCGGTTACGTTGCGGATCCGGTATACGGGCATCCTCAACGATAAGCTTCGCGGCTTTTATCTTTCGAAGACGCAGCAGCGCAGCTATGGTGTAACCCAGTTCGAACCTACCGATGCGCGGCGTGCCTTTCCCAGCTTTGACGAGCCGGCGATGAAGGCGACTTTTGATATCGAACTGGTGCTCGACGAGGGTGATACCGCGATCTCGAATACGCAGATCGTCAGCGATACCCAGTTCGGCAGTGAGAAGCATCGTGTGAAGTTTGCGACGACGCCAAGGATGTCCACGTACCTGGTGGCGTTTCTGGTTGGCGAGTTCGCATGTTCTACCGGGAGGGCAGACGGTGTGCCCATCCGTGCGTGCTCCACGCCCGACAAGGTGAAGTACACGAAGTATGCGGTGGATGCGGCTCAGTACATCCTGCACTACTACAACCAGTACTTCGGCATTCCGTATCCGATGCCAAAGCTCGACATGGTCGCGCTGCCGGACTTCGAAGCGGGCGCCATGGAGAACTTCGGCTGCATCACCTATCGCGAGACCGATCTCCTGGTGGACTCAAAGAACGGCTCCGTGCCGGCGAAGAAGAATGTTGCCGAGGTGGTCGCGCATGAGATGGCGCACCAATGGTTTGGTGACATGGTGACCATGCAGTGGTGGGACAACCTGTGGCTCAACGAAGGCTTCGCCACCTGGATGGAGAAGAAGCCGCTGGCGGCGTGGCATCCGGAGTGGAACATGCAGCAGGAGCGCGCGGCCGAGCTGAACGAGACACTCAACTATGATTCAGACTCCGCGACACGGCCCATCCGTGCTACGGCGAATACTCCCGATGAAATCAACGAGATGTTCGATGGCATCGCCTACGGCAAAGCTGGCGCTGTCCTCGCCATGGTGGAGCACTACGTTGGTCCCGAGGTCTTTCGCCAGGGAGTTCACAACTATCTGGCCGCGCATCTCTATGGCAATGCCACTGCGGAAGACTTCTGGACGGCACAGACAGAGGTGAGCCACCAGCCGGTCGATCGCATCATGGAGAGCTTCATCAACCAGCCTGGCGTTCCGCTGCTACGTTTTACCGACAAGGCAATGGATGCACCGCGGAGCCGCTTCTATCTCTCTCCACTGACGATGCGTGCGGCGCTGGCGGAGCAGGTTCAGAGGTGGGACGTTCCGACTTGCCTGAAAGGTGTCGCCGCCGATCTCTGTCGTGTGATGGAGCCGGATGGCGCGAATAACACAATCCCGTCGCCGTTCTTCTTCGCAAACTCCGGAGCTACCGGCTACTATCGCGCGACTTATTCGCAGCAGCAGTACAGCAGCATTCTGCAATTACTGGAGACGCGCTTCTCTCCGGCGGAGCGAATGTTGTTCCTGGGAGAGCGTGAGGCTTTGATGCGGGCGGGGCTGATCCAGCTGAGTGATTACCTGAACCTGCTGCGCATGGTGAAGAAAGATGACAGTGCTGCGGTTCTGGAGACGGCCGCCGGCGGCATCTTGGGTGTCGATGCCCGCATTGTCTCGGACGAGGATCGCGCACGGCTACAGGCCTGGATCTGCATGCAGTATCGTCCGGTCTACGATGCGCTGGGCAAACCATCGAAGCACGACAGCTTTGAGAAACAGAGCCTGCGGGCCACGCTCTTTGGTCTGCTGGGCTTTGCCGGTGACAAAGAGATCATTGCCGAGGCAAACGGTTTCATGGATCAGCTCTTCCGTGGCAAGCTCTCGATCGATCCAGCGATGACCGGCACCGCACTGGCCATCGCAGCACGTAACGGAGATCCATCGCTCTACGAGAAGATACGGAAGGCCTCGCAGATCGTGAGAGATCCAGGCTTGAAGACTGACTTTCTGCACACGCTGGCTCGCTTCACGAATCCGGCGCTGGTGGAGGCGACGTTGAAGTACGCCATCTCCGGCGAGGTGCGGACGCAGGATAGCTGGGTGCTATTAGCGATTCTGCTCTCGCGTCCGGAGACGCATGCACAGACGTGGGCTTTCATTCAGGAGAACTGGAAGCAGGTGCAGGCGACGCTGACAGAGAGCTCCGGTGCACGCATCGTTTCAGCTGTCGGGAGTTTCTGCACCCAGGATGAGCGCACGCAGGTGGAGCACTTCTTCGCCGAGCATAAGGTCGACGCCTCTGAACGCACGCTGAAGAAATCGCTGGAGTCGATCGATGCATGCATCGCCCTGCGCAAGAGTCAGCAGAGCGAGCTGTCGCGGTGGCTGGGAACAAATGCAAATTGA
- a CDS encoding ArsR/SmtB family transcription factor, with translation MTARGRTEQLAQIFTALSDPTRLRILNLLNGREVCVCYFVEILNEPQPKISRHLAYLRSAGMVATRKEGKWVHYSIAWPEEKDLRKALSAALRALEDDRKMQADLRHLEMACCSPQKFVTLEGAPVPARAVE, from the coding sequence ATGACGGCGAGAGGCAGAACGGAGCAACTGGCGCAGATCTTTACCGCGCTCTCTGACCCGACGCGTCTGCGCATCCTTAATCTTCTGAACGGGCGTGAGGTTTGCGTCTGCTATTTCGTTGAGATTCTCAACGAGCCGCAACCGAAGATCTCGCGGCATCTGGCGTATCTGCGAAGTGCGGGCATGGTGGCGACTCGCAAAGAGGGTAAGTGGGTGCACTACAGCATCGCCTGGCCTGAAGAGAAGGATCTTCGGAAAGCGCTAAGCGCGGCCCTGCGGGCGTTGGAAGATGACAGGAAGATGCAGGCGGACCTGCGGCATCTGGAGATGGCCTGTTGCTCTCCGCAGAAGTTTGTCACGCTGGAAGGTGCGCCGGTTCCGGCGCGTGCCGTGGAGTAA
- a CDS encoding aquaporin: MNTTLGRRAVSEFLSITLLLAVVVGSGIMGQRLDQGNEAIALLANSLATGAGLVALILTFGDLSSHMNPVVTMAAVLDRSLPRREAALYVLAQAAGACCGVVLAHAIFGQSLLQHGTHIRSGPALLLSEFVATFGLLMVVLSCSRVRPAAVPYAVGAYITAAYWFTSSTSFANPAVTLARCLTDTFASIRPADVLPFIVAQVLGALAAIGVQQWLFQSSAPVSSTTSQEEVMVSNT, translated from the coding sequence GTGAACACAACTCTCGGCCGCCGCGCCGTTTCAGAATTTCTCAGTATCACTCTTCTGCTGGCCGTTGTTGTCGGCTCCGGAATCATGGGTCAGAGGCTGGATCAGGGCAATGAGGCGATAGCGCTCCTCGCCAACTCATTGGCTACAGGCGCAGGTCTGGTTGCCCTGATCCTCACCTTTGGCGATCTCTCGTCTCACATGAATCCGGTCGTCACCATGGCAGCGGTCCTCGATCGCTCACTGCCACGCAGAGAGGCTGCACTCTACGTCCTCGCACAGGCCGCAGGCGCCTGCTGTGGCGTTGTTCTGGCGCATGCCATCTTCGGCCAGTCTCTGCTGCAGCACGGAACCCATATCCGCAGTGGACCAGCATTACTGCTCTCGGAGTTCGTAGCCACCTTCGGTCTTCTGATGGTCGTGCTCAGCTGCTCTCGCGTCCGCCCGGCAGCAGTTCCCTATGCCGTCGGCGCATACATCACCGCCGCGTACTGGTTCACTTCATCGACATCCTTTGCCAACCCCGCAGTAACGCTTGCCCGCTGCCTGACCGACACCTTCGCCTCAATCCGTCCGGCCGATGTTCTTCCCTTCATCGTTGCTCAGGTGCTGGGAGCACTGGCGGCTATCGGCGTGCAGCAGTGGCTCTTTCAATCCTCTGCGCCGGTGTCCTCCACCACTTCTCAAGAAGAAGTCATGGTTTCAAACACATAG
- a CDS encoding heme-degrading domain-containing protein, with product MTLDDEIRIITEQEAALQFSTFNADTAWELGSRLRTLVVKDSRPTAFGIWMGGQTLFYAATPNVAPGNEDWVRRKRNTVVRFAKSSFRVGKELARQNTTLEVRQGLTLAEYAAHGGGFPLTLRGSGCLGAIVLSGLTQPEDHEIVVTAIADQLGVTVPRLEI from the coding sequence ATGACACTCGACGACGAGATCCGGATCATTACCGAGCAGGAAGCCGCTCTGCAGTTCTCCACCTTCAACGCCGACACAGCCTGGGAGCTGGGCAGCCGCCTGCGCACCCTGGTCGTGAAAGACAGCCGTCCTACCGCTTTCGGCATCTGGATGGGCGGTCAGACTCTCTTCTACGCCGCGACGCCCAACGTCGCTCCGGGCAACGAAGATTGGGTGCGCCGCAAGCGCAACACCGTCGTCCGCTTTGCTAAGTCCAGCTTCCGCGTCGGCAAGGAACTGGCCAGACAGAACACGACCCTTGAAGTGCGCCAGGGACTCACGCTCGCCGAGTACGCCGCGCACGGAGGCGGATTCCCTCTTACCCTCCGCGGCTCAGGATGCCTGGGAGCCATCGTCCTCAGCGGCCTGACGCAGCCGGAAGATCATGAAATCGTCGTAACCGCTATCGCCGACCAACTCGGCGTCACTGTCCCCCGCCTCGAAATATAG